In the genome of Molothrus aeneus isolate 106 chromosome 5, BPBGC_Maene_1.0, whole genome shotgun sequence, one region contains:
- the TCF20 gene encoding transcription factor 20 isoform X1, giving the protein MQSFREQSSYHGNQQSYPQEVHTSSRLEEFSPRQQAQMFQSFGGGAGSGRRGATGASTAMPGESSGHQSYQGFRKEAGEFYYMAANKDPVVSGGQQPPQRRPSGPVQSYGPPQGSSFGSQYGSEGHVGQFQTQHSTLGGVSHYQQDYTGPFSPGSAQYQQQASSQQQQVQQLRQQIYQSHQPLPQASSQSASSTSHLQPMQRPSTLPSSASGYQLRVGQFSQHYQPPSSSSSSSFPSPQRFGQSGQNYDGSYNVNSGSQYEGHAVGSSAQAYGTQSNYSFQTQPMKSFEQSKLPQSGQQGQQQQHPPQHVMQYSNAATKLSLQSQVGQYSQTEVPVRSPMQFHQNFSPISNPSPAASVVQSPSCSSTPSPLMPGGENLQCGQGNMSMGSRNRILQMMPQLSPTPSMMPSPNAHASGFKGFGLEGLQEKRLTDPGLSSLSALSSQVANLPNTVQHMLLSDALAPQKKSSKRSSSSKKADSCTNSEGSSQAEEQLKSPMAESLDGGCSSSSEDHGERVRQLSGQSTSSDTTYKGGNLERPNSSPAQGSQNEPSKLSSSPAAREDVASPDGKEAVVAVENAPKVNEKAVGVIVSREAMAGRVEKSGGQDKPAQDDASTAPQAPASTSGAKEAGHAGTQQETQGGGKGSKSGDNTNHNGEGNSQPGHAVVGPNFPARTESSKSPGSLRYSYKDNISPGIQRSMGGFPQYPSGQEKGDFPGHSERKGRNEKFPSLLQEVLQGYHHHPDRRYSRNAQEHSGMAGSLEGAMRPNVLISQTNELTNRGLLNKSMGSLLEGPHWGPWDRKSSSAAPDMKQINLADYPIARKFDVESQSAAHEAGALSERRSVICDISPLRQLVRDPGPHPIGHMGPEARSGRSERLAPGLSQSVILPGGLVSMETKMKAHSGQIKEEDFEQSKSSASLNNKKTGDHCHPAGIKHESFRGNASPGAAVSDAAPDYMPQQDNRSTQMRRGPGRTGRGKSPSQYQDLADKLKMSPGRSRGPGTDLHHMNPHMTLSERVSRGSLHSVYPQNSEGPSLASAYHTNARPHAFGDPNQSLNSQYHYKRQIYQQQQEEYKDWASSAAQGVIAAAQHRQEGARKSPRQQQFLERVRSPLKNDKDGMMYLQGSSYHDTGSQEAGRCVMGSDSTQSKCTELKHGSQKLQHHESGWDLSRQTSPAKSSGPLGAANQKRFCPQESDGHRREESADLPKPSNAMLRLPGQEDQSPQNPLIMRRRVRSFISPIPTKRQPHDMKNSGSDDKGRLMTSAKEGADKTYNSYAHSSQSQDAGKSVAKGDSFKDLPSPDNRNCPAVSLTSPAKTKILPPRKGRGLKLEAIVQKITSPNIRRSVSTNSAETGPDTVTLDDILSLKSGPEGGNVAGHGPEAEKRKGEIPDQVGPASQDTSGEKTVPRSSEEWQSSEDDKNKKEVPETASIGKEGAGSSAAPPPSQKSGGQGRSDGSVSGAGNLTFSDSKTISPSSVFISEPNPKSEEKDGDVTNISPKPDGFPPKGYFPSGKKKGRPIGSVNKQKKQQQQQQLPAPPPPPPAPSQPAEVVGAGEPKPKRQRRERRKPAAQPRKRKPRRAAPIVEPQEPEIKLKYATQSVDKTDSKNKSFFPYIHVVNKCELGAVCTIINAEEEEQNKLVRGRKGQRSSTPPPSNAESKVLPTSTFMLQGPVVTESSVLGHLVCCLCGKWASYRNMGDLFGPFYPQDYAATLPKNPPPKRATEMQSKVKVRHKSASNGSKTDTEEEEEQQQQKEQRSLAAHPRFKRRHRSEDCSGASRSLSRGASCKKASTDGGSGGEKTPLDSKPSMPTSEGGTELELQIPELPLDSNEFWVHEGCILWANGIYLVCGRLYGLQEAVEIAREMKCSHCQEPGATLGCYNKGCSFRYHYPCAIDADCLLNEENFSVRCPKHKPLLPCSFPSLQNKMVKGSLSTEQSERG; this is encoded by the coding sequence ATGCAGTCCTTTCGGGAGCAAAGTAGTTATCACGGAAACCAGCAGAGCTACCCGCAGGAAGTGCACACTTCATCCCGACTGGAAGAGTTCAGCCCCCGCCAGCAGGCCCAGATGTTCCAGAGCTTTGGAGGAGGTGCTGGCAGTGGACGTCGTGGAGCAACAGGAGCCTCTACAGCAATGCCTGGTGAGAGCTCTGGCCATCAGAGCTACCAAGGTTTCAGAAAAGAAGCAGGAGAGTTTTACTATATGGCTGCCAACAAAGATCCAGTGGTATCAGGAGGGCAGCAGCCGCCTCAGCGCAGGCCTTCTGGACCAGTACAGAGCTATGGGCCCCCTCAAGGGAGTAGCTTTGGGAGTCAGTATGGGAGTGAGGGACATGTGGGCCAGTTCCAAACACAGCACTCGACCCTTGGGGGTGTATCCCACTATCAACAGGATTATACTGGTCCTTTTTCTCCAGGGAGTGCCCAGTATCAGCAGCAGGCTTctagccagcagcagcaggtgcagcaGCTGAGACAGCAGATCTATCAATCTCATCAGCCTTTACCCCAGGCTTCCAGCCAGTCTGCTTCTAGCACCTCACACTTGCAGCCAATGCAGCGTCCATCCACCCTGCCTTCCTCTGCTTCAGGCTACCAGTTACGAGTGGGTCAGTTCAGCCAACACTATCAGCCACCTTcgtcatcctcctcctcctctttcccttccccacagcGTTTTGGCCAGTCAGGACAGAATTATGACGGAAGCTACAACGTGAATTCTGGGTCGCAGTACGAAGGCCATGCTGTGGGTTCCAGTGCACAGGCCTATGGCACCCAGTcaaactacagctttcaaactcAACCGATGAAAAGCTTTGAGCAGTCTAAGCTGCCCCAAagtgggcagcaggggcagcagcaacagcaccCACCTCAGCACGTAATGCAGTATTCAAATGCTGCCACCAAACTCTCTCTTCAAAGTCAAGTGGGACAGTACAGCCAGACTGAAGTTCCTGTAAGGTCACCGATGCAGTTCCACCAAAACTTCAGTCCAATCTCTAAtccatctcctgctgcatcTGTGGTTCAGTCTCCAAGCTGCAGCTCTACCCCTTCTCCACTCATGCCAGGTGGAGAAAATCTCCAGTGTGGGCAAGGCAACATGTCCATGGGTTCTCGAAACCGAATCCTGCAGATGATGCCTCAGCTTAGTCCTACACCATCTATGATGCCAAGCCCCAATGCTCATGCGAGTGGATTCAAGGGGTTTGGACTGGAAGGACTGCAGGAAAAAAGGCTCACAGATCCAGGACTGAGCAGCCTGAGTGCTCTAAGTTCTCAAGTTGCCAATCTGCCCAACACAGTCCAGCACATGTTGCTCTCAGATGCTTTGGCACCTCAGAAAAAAAGTTCCAAAAGATCATCCTCTTCCAAGAAGGCTGACAGTTGCACCAACTCAGAAGGCTCCTCCCAGGCAGAGGAGCAACTCAAGTCTCCTATGGCAGAGTCCCTGGATGGTGGCTGTTCCAGTAGTTCTGAGGATCATGGGGAAAGGGTGAGACAGCTGAGTGGCCAGAGTACCAGCTCAGACACCACTTACAAAGGGGGTAATTTAGAGAGACCTAACTCCTCACCAGCACAAGGTTCTCAGAATGAGCCATCAAAACTCAGCAGCAGTCCTGCAGCTAGGGAGGATGTGGCCTCCCCTGATGGGAAGGAAGCTGTGGTGGCTGTGGAAAATGCCCCAAAAGTGAATGAAAAGGCAGTTGGGGTGATTGTCTCCCGGGAAGCCATGGCAGGAAGAGTAGAAAAGTCAGGTGGACAAGATAAACCTGCACAAGATGATGCTTCCACAGCCCCTCAGGCACCAGCTAGCACTAGTGGAGCAAAAGAAGCTGGgcatgcagggacacagcaagAGACTCAAGGAGGAGGTAAAGGGAGCAAAAGTGGTGATAACACTAACCATAATGGGGAGGGGAACAGCCAGCCTGGTCATGCAGTTGTTGGGCCGAATTTTCCTGCAAGAACAGAATCTTCCAAGTCTCCTGGCAGTTTAAGATACAGCTACAAGGATAATATATCACCTGGTATACAGAGAAGTATGGGTGGCTTTCCACAGTATCCATCTGGTCAAGAAAAGGGGGATTTTCCAGGGCATAGTGAGCGCAAAGGCCGTAATGAGAAGTTTCCTAGTCTCCTCCAAGAGGTTTTACAGGGGTACCACCATCATCCAGACAGAAGGTATTCTAGAAACGCGCAGGAGCATTCTGGGATGGCTGGGAGTTTGGAGGGAGCCATGAGACCCAATGTTTTAATTAGTCAAACCAATGAATTGACCAATAGAGGCCTCTTAAACAAAAGCATGGGGTCCCTCCTAGAGGGCCCTCACTGGGGTCCCTGGGATAGGAAGTCTAGCAGTGCAGCTCCAGACATGAAGCAGATAAATTTAGCTGATTACCCTATTGCTAGAAAGTTCGATGTGGAGTCTCAGTCTGCTGCCCATGAGGCAGGAGCACTCTCAGAGAGGAGATCAGTGATCTGTGACATATCCCCATTAAGGCAACTTGTAAGAGATCCTGGCCCTCACCCCATAGGGCACATGGGTCCTGAGGCCAGAAGCGGAAGGAGTGAACGTCTTGCCCCTGGCTTGAGCCAGTCAGTAATACTCCCTGGTGGTTTAGTATCCATGGAAACAAAGATGAAAGCTCACAGTGGGCAAATAAAGGAAGAAGATTTTGAACAGTCAAAGAGCTCAGCTAGTCTCAACAATAAAAAAACAGGAGACCATTGTCATCCTGCTGGCATCAAACATGAATCTTTTCGAGGCAatgccagccctggagctgcagtctCCGATGCTGCTCCAGACTACATGCCCCAGCAGGACAACAGATCGACACAGATGAGACGAGGACCTGGCAGAACTGGAAGGGGTAAATCACCCTCTCAATATCAGGATCTTGCTGATAAGCTGAAAATGTCACCAGGCAGAAGCAGAGGCCCGGGGACAGATCTGCATCACATGAACCCACACATGACACTATCTGAAAGAGTTAGCAGGGGTTCCTTGCATTCTGTCTACCCTCAGAATTCGGAAGGCCCATCTCTGGCTTCAGCATATCACACGAATGCTAGGCCTCATGCTTTTGGTGACCCCAACCAGAGTTTGAATTCCCAGTATCATTACAAGAGACAGATATACCAGCAACAGCAAGAAGAATACAAAGATTGGGCAAGCAGCGCTGCTCAGGGTGTgattgctgcagctcagcacaggcaggaaggaGCAAGGAAGAGCCCAAGACAACAGCAGTTTCTGGAAAGAGTAAGGAGTCCCTTAAAAAATGACAAGGATGGAATGATGTACCTTCAAGGTAGCTCTTACCATGATACTGGAAGCCAGGAAGCTGGGCGCTGTGTCATGGGGAGTGACAGTACTCAAAGCAAATGCACCGAACTGAAACATGGCAGCCAGAAGTTGCAGCATCATGAATCTGGTTGGGACCTCTCTCGGCAAACTTCTCCTGCCAAAAGCAGCGGCCCTCTTGGAGCAGCCAACCAAAAAAGATTTTGCCCTCAAGAAAGCGATGGGCATCGACGAGAGGAATCTGCAGATTTGCCCAAGCCTAGTAATGCTATGCTTAGGCTCCCTGGCCAGGAGGACCAGTCTCCGCAAAACCCGTTAATTATGAGGAGGAGGGTCCGTTCTTTCATCTCTCCGATCCCTACCAAAAGGCAGCCACATGATATGAAGAACAGTGGCAGTGATGATAAAGGGCGACTGATGACTTCAGCAAAAGAAGGAGCTGATAAAACATACAACTCCTATGCCCATTCATCTCAAAGCCAAGATGCTGGCAAGTCAGTTGCAAAGGGAGATTCCTTCAAGGACCTGCCAAGTCCTGATAATAGGAATTGTCCTGCTGTTTCCCTCACAAGCCCGGCAAAGACCAAAATATTGCCCCCAAGAAAGGGGCGAGGATTAAAACTGGAAGCTATTGTTCAGAAAATTACATCTCCCAATATTAGGAGAAGTGTTTCTACCAACAGTGCTGAAACTGGTCCAGATACTGTCACTCTTGATGACATCCTGTCCCTCAAGAGTGGGCCTGAAGGAGGAAATGTGGCTGGACATGGACCAGAGGCtgagaagagaaaaggagagataCCAGATCAAGTGGGGCCAGCAAGCCAGGATACAAGTGGTGAGAAAACTGTTCCAAGATCTTCAGAAGAGTGGCAAAGCAGTGAGgatgataaaaacaaaaaagaggtCCCTGAAACTGCCAGTATTGGCAAAGAGGGAGCAGGATCCAGTGCAGCACCACCACCTTCTCAGAAGTCAGGTGGTCAGGGAAGGTCTGATGGATCTGTAAGTGGAGCTGGAAATCTGACTTTTTCTGACTCAAAAACAATTTCCCCTTCCAGTGTGTTCATTTCAGAACCAAACCCAAAGTCTGAGGAAAAAGATGGAGATGTGACAAACATTTCACCCAAGCCAGATGGTTTCCCTCCAAAGGGATATTTCccctctggaaagaaaaaagggaggcCAATTGGGAGTGTGAACaagcagaagaagcagcagcaacagcagcagctgcctgcgcCCCCGCCTCCCCCGCCAGCACCATCACAGCCTGCAGAAGTGGTGGGTGCTGGTGAGCCAAAGCCCAAGAGGCAAAGGAGAGAGAGGCGAaaacctgcagcacagccacggAAACGGAAGCCTAGACGGGCTGCTCCAATCGTGGAGCCTCAAGAACCAGAGATCAAGCTTAAATATGCTACCCAGTCCGTAGATAAAACCGACTCCAAGAATAAGTCCTTTTTCCCTTATATTCACGTGGTAAACAAGTGTGAATTAGGCGCTGTGTGCACAATCATAAACgcggaggaagaggagcagaacaAATTGGTGAGGGGTCGGAAAGGACAGAGGTCTTCAACACCCCCTCCCAGCAATGCAGAGAGCAAAGTGCTGCCCACCTCAACTTTCATGCTGCAAGGCCCTGTAGTAACGGAGTCTTCTGTCTTGGGGCATCTGGTTTGCTGCCTGTGTGGCAAATGGGCCAGCTATCGTAACATGGGTGACCTCTTTGGTCCTTTCTACCCCCAGGATTACGCAGCTACCTTGCCCAAGAATCCACCTCCAAAGAGGGCCACAGAAATGCAGAGCAAGGTCAAGGTACGGCACAAAAGTGCTTCTAATGGTTCCAAGACAGATactgaagaggaggaggaacagcAACAACAGAAGGAACAAAGAAGCCTGGCTGCTCATCCCCGCTTTAAGAGGCGGCACCGCTCTGAGGACTGTAGCGGAGCCTCTCGGTCACTTTCAAGGGGAGCTTCTTGTAAAAAAGCATCCActgatggtggcagtggtggtgaAAAGACTCCTTTGGACTCAAAACCGTCTATGCCCACTTCAGAAGGTGGCACTGAGCTGGAGTTACAAATTCCTGAACTACCTCTTGACAGCAATGAATTTTGGGTCCATGAGGGTTGTATTCTCTGGGCCAATGGGATCTACCTGGTCTGTGGCAGGCTCTATGGGCTGCAGGAAGCTGTGGAGATTGCAAGAGAGATG